Part of the Desulfovulcanus ferrireducens genome is shown below.
ATAAGAGGCTTAGTTGTAGGAACACCAACATCCACTCTGTGTCCTGAAATATCCAGACTTTTTCCTGACAGTGATAAATATTCTGGAATAAGTGAACCTGGCATTCTGAGCACTAATTCTGATATTGGTTTAATGGAAAGAAGGCCATTGCCCACGTACCGGCCCCTAATAAATCTTAAGCCAACACGTGTCTCTGAATGAAAATGAGGCAATATTTTACTTATGCTGCCAAACAAGGCAAATCCATGATCAACAGGAAGTGTATGACCTCTTAAACTAAAGCAAAGATTAACATTAGGATTTAAACTCATAAATTTATCTCCCTTTCTTCCTTATTTTCATCTCTAACTTACTAATCAAACAAAACGTTAAATTTATCCATCTTAAGCCTAATTTAATTTGCATAAAGTCATTGAACAAGACGCAACCTGGAACTAATCTGACTTTAAATTAACTATGTTTACAGTTAAGACTAATCCATATTGAGCTTAATAGTCAAACTAAAAAACTTTTATTTCTTTATAAAAATAGAGACAAAACTTTTCAATATTCATTTATTTAGGTAACATGCAGACTATTTATTTTTAATAAATATAGATTGACCTGTTTTTTTATTTTTTGAT
Proteins encoded:
- the cas6 gene encoding type I-MYXAN CRISPR-associated protein Cas6/Cmx6; this translates as MSLNPNVNLCFSLRGHTLPVDHGFALFGSISKILPHFHSETRVGLRFIRGRYVGNGLLSIKPISELVLRMPGSLIPEYLSLSGKSLDISGHRVDVGVPTTKPLIPTTALYAHLVTTKNGHNEERFKQEIARQMQELNVRGKFSLGKRRTFKVHGKQVVGYSLLISELTAEESIMLQEHGLGGRRKMGCGFFEPWRPKNGIQMSAG